The following proteins come from a genomic window of Nitrospirota bacterium:
- the waaF gene encoding lipopolysaccharide heptosyltransferase II, giving the protein MDKQKIQTEKNNAVLLRGVNWIGDAVMTIPAMRALRRTLPDARLCLLVKPWVAPLFEKDPDIDEIILYADEYKGLGGKVRLARKLKEYGFAAAVLLQNAFDAALITFLAGINKRIGYRRDGRGLLLTDPVAFDAQAKALHHIDYYLNLVQKAGFNGSPDRPWLFLDLEERLGARSMIEGLKRPVIALNPGAAYGSSKRWLPQRFAEVAGRVITELSGSVLLLGGPKEAGIAEDILKHLDPSLVTQSSLLNVAGITSLRQLMALIAESDVLVTNDSGPMHIGYAVGTPLVAVFGSTSPEHTGPVGTSDVVIRKSVECAPCFERQCRKNNLACMDLITSDEVYAAVKKLTLRKSAVFFDRDGTLCRDVHYLSRMEDLEIFSEITALSALRDRGISLIGVSNQSGIARGLVPESVVKEVNRIFLGQYGFDAFYYCPHHPDEHCACRKPEPAMLIQARNDHGIDLKRSFVVGDKDVDMRLAKAAGAKAILVKTGKAESSSHADAVVEGLAEAVRTILSMHGKADV; this is encoded by the coding sequence ATGGACAAGCAAAAAATACAGACCGAAAAAAACAACGCAGTCCTGCTCAGGGGTGTTAACTGGATCGGGGATGCAGTTATGACCATCCCTGCGATGAGGGCATTGAGGCGAACTCTTCCGGACGCACGGCTCTGCCTCCTGGTCAAGCCCTGGGTAGCCCCTCTTTTTGAGAAGGACCCCGATATTGATGAGATCATACTCTACGCGGACGAATATAAGGGATTGGGAGGCAAGGTCAGGCTCGCCCGGAAATTGAAAGAGTATGGTTTTGCTGCTGCCGTGCTCCTTCAGAACGCTTTTGACGCTGCCCTGATAACCTTTCTTGCCGGGATCAATAAACGTATCGGCTACCGCAGGGACGGAAGAGGCCTTCTCCTGACCGATCCCGTTGCATTCGATGCCCAGGCAAAAGCACTCCATCATATTGATTATTATCTCAATCTGGTACAGAAGGCCGGATTCAACGGCAGCCCTGACCGGCCATGGCTGTTTCTGGATCTTGAGGAGCGGTTAGGGGCAAGGAGCATGATCGAAGGACTGAAAAGGCCGGTCATAGCCCTGAATCCGGGGGCAGCCTACGGATCATCAAAGAGATGGCTGCCTCAGCGGTTTGCAGAAGTGGCGGGCAGGGTGATAACGGAACTGAGCGGCAGCGTTCTTCTTCTCGGCGGCCCAAAGGAAGCAGGGATTGCCGAGGATATTCTGAAACATCTCGACCCGTCTCTTGTAACGCAATCGTCCCTGCTGAATGTGGCAGGCATTACCTCTCTTCGACAGTTGATGGCATTAATAGCAGAATCTGATGTATTGGTAACGAACGATTCCGGTCCCATGCATATCGGGTATGCGGTCGGCACGCCGCTGGTTGCGGTCTTCGGCTCGACCTCTCCGGAACATACCGGGCCGGTCGGCACATCGGACGTCGTAATCAGGAAGAGTGTCGAATGTGCGCCCTGTTTTGAGCGGCAGTGCAGGAAGAACAATTTGGCCTGCATGGACCTTATCACCTCAGACGAGGTGTATGCTGCCGTGAAAAAACTGACTCTCAGAAAGAGTGCGGTTTTTTTTGATCGTGATGGCACTCTCTGCCGGGATGTCCATTATCTGAGCAGGATGGAAGATCTGGAGATCTTTTCCGAAATAACGGCTCTTTCTGCACTGAGAGATCGTGGCATCAGCCTTATCGGTGTTTCAAACCAGTCCGGGATCGCAAGGGGCTTAGTGCCGGAGAGTGTGGTAAAAGAGGTGAACCGGATATTTTTGGGCCAATACGGGTTTGACGCGTTCTATTACTGTCCGCACCACCCTGATGAGCATTGCGCCTGCAGAAAACCTGAGCCCGCTATGCTGATTCAGGCACGGAACGATCACGGCATAGACCTCAAACGCTCATTTGTGGTCGGGGATAAGGATGTTGACATGCGTTTGGCGAAGGCCGCAGGAGCAAAAGCAATATTGGTGAAGACCGGCAAGGCAGAGTCGTCGTCTCATGCAGATGCCGTTGTTGAGGGACTTGCTGAGGCGGTCAGGACCATATTATCCATGCACGGGAAGGCTGATGTCTAA
- a CDS encoding glycosyltransferase family 39 protein, with protein MKTDQDRFRSYGTAFLVAISSLLLFYVLYMLRFLDDSRLVSWDDVFSVVPPLRTGIILCLSLAAAFMASRIELIERYPPATLFLVSFVVSGLFRQEPEMIVDASRYFTQAKHLELYGLGYFLREWGKGINAWTDLPLIPLMYGSIFRFFGEVRFFVQLINMLFFSTAVVLTYLTGRELWNRTIGFHGGLFLLCIPYLFTQVPLMMVDLPSMFFLLLSIYSFLLALRRGGFMVPTAGLIIFMTFFSKYSAWLMLTVIPVIYAVELHQNRKEGLDRYALRGLIVFFISFFLISIVAAFKHDELVKQVHFLISYQAPGLKRWGESLVSTYLFQMHPAIPVLAAVSLLAAFRKKDSAYIIVAWLVFLVLVLQVRRIRYIILIFPLLSLMAAYGLELIRDTMKARYIAYAAVAFSLTLGLSGFLPFLQHTSAANLRDAAAYLESLDVPVVEVFTPLPRDYVMDPAVSVPLLDLHTNKKILYRYEDSSYPLPEDIGISALRFTWAYKNPRYYQEGPKEYEKKAVVIISDSAEENLPPFILQKAADLSQKKVFDISDDVFRHKTVVTVYH; from the coding sequence ATGAAGACCGATCAGGACCGGTTCAGAAGTTATGGGACTGCATTTCTTGTTGCGATATCTTCCCTTCTTCTCTTTTATGTCCTCTACATGCTCAGATTTCTTGATGACAGCAGGCTTGTCAGTTGGGATGACGTATTTTCGGTTGTTCCGCCCCTGCGCACAGGAATTATTCTCTGCCTCAGCCTTGCGGCAGCCTTTATGGCTTCGCGCATTGAGCTGATCGAACGATACCCCCCGGCAACCCTGTTTCTCGTTTCTTTTGTCGTCTCTGGCCTGTTCCGGCAGGAGCCTGAGATGATCGTGGATGCATCACGCTATTTTACCCAGGCCAAGCACCTTGAACTCTATGGGTTGGGATATTTTTTGCGGGAGTGGGGCAAGGGTATCAATGCATGGACCGACCTGCCGCTCATACCGTTAATGTATGGCAGTATCTTCCGGTTCTTCGGCGAAGTCAGATTTTTTGTTCAGCTCATCAATATGCTCTTTTTTTCGACAGCAGTCGTGCTCACCTATCTGACAGGCAGGGAACTTTGGAATAGAACTATCGGCTTCCATGGAGGACTCTTTCTGTTGTGCATTCCCTACCTGTTCACTCAGGTGCCGCTCATGATGGTTGACCTGCCTTCCATGTTTTTTTTGCTGCTCTCGATCTATTCCTTTCTTCTTGCCCTGAGGCGGGGCGGCTTCATGGTGCCGACTGCAGGCCTGATCATCTTCATGACTTTTTTTTCGAAGTATTCTGCCTGGCTCATGCTGACGGTCATTCCTGTCATCTATGCCGTCGAACTCCATCAAAACAGAAAGGAAGGACTTGATCGCTATGCCCTGAGGGGCCTGATCGTCTTCTTCATCTCCTTTTTTCTGATCTCGATCGTTGCCGCATTCAAACACGATGAGCTCGTTAAGCAGGTCCATTTCCTGATCTCCTATCAGGCGCCTGGACTAAAGCGCTGGGGAGAGAGTCTTGTTTCGACCTATCTCTTTCAGATGCATCCGGCTATTCCGGTGCTTGCTGCTGTCTCGCTCCTGGCGGCCTTCAGAAAGAAGGATAGTGCCTATATCATCGTTGCCTGGCTGGTCTTTCTTGTCCTTGTTCTGCAGGTACGGAGGATCCGCTATATCATCTTGATATTCCCTCTGTTAAGTCTTATGGCTGCCTACGGCCTTGAATTGATCAGGGATACGATGAAAGCCCGCTACATTGCCTATGCAGCCGTTGCCTTCTCCCTGACGCTTGGCCTCTCCGGATTTCTGCCCTTTCTGCAGCATACGAGCGCTGCGAATCTCAGGGACGCAGCAGCGTATCTGGAGAGTCTTGACGTTCCGGTCGTTGAGGTATTTACCCCGCTTCCCCGGGATTATGTTATGGACCCTGCTGTCTCCGTGCCTCTTCTTGATCTGCATACGAACAAGAAGATCCTGTACCGCTATGAAGATTCTTCATATCCCCTGCCTGAAGATATCGGGATATCTGCACTCCGTTTTACCTGGGCATATAAGAATCCGCGCTACTATCAGGAAGGTCCAAAGGAATACGAAAAAAAGGCCGTTGTAATAATCTCGGACAGCGCTGAAGAGAATTTACCTCCTTTCATTCTTCAAAAAGCGGCAGACCTTTCCCAAAAAAAAGTGTTCGATATCAGCGATGACGTCTTCCGTCATAAAACAGTGGTAACGGTATATCATTAG
- the waaC gene encoding lipopolysaccharide heptosyltransferase I has protein sequence MSKRGDCRKILIVKPSSLGDVVHSLPFLNAMKQCLPQAEIHWVIARGLEGLLEGHPMIDKLIIINKDRWKKLSRAGSTLKEIRELFKQLRQEKYDLVIDLQGLFRSGLITWATHAPLRIGFLEAREGSRYFYTKNVRGGRDIHAVDRYMKVAAELGCGTPDIAFPFPLSDSTGNREGALSDPGPYAVLVPGARWKTKIWPAESFGAVASMLPMRSVVVGGSADKEIADNVVLHSDGKARSVAGQTSLRQLVEIMRTAEVVITNDSGPMHIAAALSVPVVAIFGPTSPARTGPYGSGHLVLQSPLECVPCFNRDCGHMQCMKDISPEAVYQEVLRIVRRQKI, from the coding sequence ATGTCTAAGAGGGGGGACTGCAGGAAGATACTGATAGTAAAGCCGAGCTCTCTCGGGGATGTGGTGCACAGCCTGCCGTTTCTGAACGCCATGAAACAATGCCTTCCTCAGGCTGAGATTCACTGGGTGATCGCCAGGGGCCTTGAAGGTCTGCTTGAGGGCCACCCCATGATCGATAAGCTGATCATTATCAATAAGGATCGCTGGAAGAAGCTTTCGCGGGCCGGCAGCACCCTGAAAGAGATCAGGGAACTTTTCAAACAGCTCAGACAGGAAAAGTATGACTTGGTGATCGATCTTCAGGGACTGTTTCGAAGCGGGTTGATCACATGGGCAACGCATGCACCGTTGAGGATCGGTTTTCTTGAGGCACGCGAGGGCAGCAGGTATTTTTATACAAAGAACGTCAGGGGCGGCAGGGATATTCATGCCGTTGATCGTTATATGAAAGTCGCTGCGGAACTTGGCTGCGGGACTCCTGATATAGCCTTCCCCTTTCCCCTTTCCGACAGCACAGGCAATAGGGAGGGAGCGCTCTCAGACCCCGGCCCTTATGCTGTTTTGGTGCCGGGCGCAAGGTGGAAGACCAAGATATGGCCGGCAGAGAGCTTCGGTGCAGTCGCCTCAATGCTCCCTATGAGATCGGTAGTCGTGGGGGGCAGTGCAGACAAGGAGATTGCTGATAACGTGGTGCTGCACTCTGACGGCAAGGCCCGCTCTGTGGCCGGGCAGACAAGCCTCAGACAGCTGGTAGAGATTATGCGGACAGCAGAAGTGGTCATTACAAACGACTCGGGTCCGATGCATATTGCGGCTGCGCTCAGCGTCCCGGTTGTCGCCATCTTCGGACCGACAAGTCCGGCCAGGACAGGGCCATATGGCAGCGGTCATCTTGTTCTTCAGTCACCGTTGGAATGCGTGCCCTGCTTCAACAGGGATTGCGGCCATATGCAGTGCATGAAAGATATTTCGCCTGAAGCTGTCTATCAGGAAGTGCTGCGTATCGTGCGGAGACAAAAGATATGA